One region of Juglans regia cultivar Chandler chromosome 4, Walnut 2.0, whole genome shotgun sequence genomic DNA includes:
- the LOC108986025 gene encoding (S)-scoulerine 9-O-methyltransferase-like encodes MEVQEDGDHFITSQLGGLASTQMALRAAIELKVFSIIADAGPDAHLSAAEIISKIPTKDPSSAAWTLERVLRVLGANSILSIISRKPLGNNGEHGRHEWTYGLTKKSRCLVSSCTTDELATFTTSIILFTTEREVLESQYMIKDAVLDPGSSPFYKANGVNFYDYMGEKPRLRQVFDEFMEVSSKLPFEDVFKLYGGFKDLKELMDVGGGIGTILAKITSTYPHVRGLNFDLPHVIDAAPKLPGVKHVAGDMFKSIPNAQTILLKWILHNWDDEHCKKLLRNCWEALPRDGKVIIVEMVISEELGNNLEAKDVIMEDFFMMLLMTGGKERTLAEFKDLGKAVGFTKMEIFPMPHWSVHVIEFHK; translated from the exons ATGGAAGTCCAAGAAGATGGAGACCATTTCATAACCTCGCAGTTGGGAGGTTTGGCTAGCACCCAAATGGCTCTAAGAGCTGCAATTGAGCTGAAAGTGTTCAGTATAATCGCAGATGCAGGGCCTGATGCTCATCTTTCTGCAGCAGAGATAATTTCAAAGATCCCAACAAAAGATCCAAGTTCTGCAGCATGGACTTTGGAGAGGGTGCTAAGAGTTCTTGGTGCAAACTCCATCTTATCAATAATATCTCGAAAGCCATTAGGAAATAATGGAGAACATGGACGCCATGAATGGACCTATGGCCTGACGAAGAAAAGCCGATGCTTAGTGAGTAGCTGCACTACCGACGAGCTTGCAACTTTCACAACTTCCATTATCTTATTTACTACTGAAAGGGAGGTGCTGGAAAGCCAATATATGATCAAGGATGCGGTGCTTGATCCTGGAAGCTCGCCATTCTACAAGGCCAATGGAGTGAACTTCTATGACTACATGGGAGAGAAGCCAAGATTGAGACAAGTGTTCGATGAGTTTATGGAAGTTAGCTCTAAATTACCGTTTGAGGATGTGTTTAAGTTGTACGGTGGCTTCAAAGATTTGAAGGAGTTGATGGATGTGGGGGGCGGCATTGGAACCATTCTTGCAAAGATAACCTCTACGTATCCGCACGTTCGTGGATTGAACTTTGATCTGCCCCATGTAATTGATGCTGCTCCCAAGCTCCCAG GTGTAAAGCATGTGGCTGGAGATATGTTCAAATCGATCCCAAATGCCCAAACAATTTTATTGAAG TGGATACTCCATAACTGGGATGATGAGCATTGCAAGAAGTTGTTGAGAAATTGCTGGGAAGCATTACCACGAGATGGAAAGGTGATAATCGTGGAAATGGTAATCTCTGAAGAATTGGGAAACAATCTCGAGGCAAAGGACGTTATAATGGAAGACTTCTTTATGATGCTCCTAATGACTGGAGGTAAAGAGCGAACACTAGCAGAATTCAAGGATCTGGGAAAAGCTGTAGGGTTTACTAAAATGGAGATCTTCCCAATGCCTCATTGGTCGGTTCATGTTATAGAGTTTCATAAGTAA